The genomic window GCTGCCCCGCGGCTACGTCGACGACTCGGGCACGGTCCACCGCCACGGGGTCATGCGCCTGGCGACCGCCCGGGACGAGCTGGTCCCGCTGGCGGACGACCGGGTGCGGGAGAACCCCAACTACCTGACGGTGGTGATCCTCGGGAGGGTCGTGATGAGCCTGGGGACGCTGTCGGACGTCCACGCCGGGATCATCGAGAAGATGTGGGCCTCCGACGTGGCTTTCCTGCAGGACCTGTACCGCCGGATCAACCAGGAGGGCCACACGAAGGCGGCGGTGACCTGCCCCTCGTGCAGCCACGACTTTGCCGTCGACGTGGCGGGTGGTCGCCTGGGGGAATCGTGATCTCCTCGAAGAAGCAGCTGTTCGGGGAGATCTCGCAGATTGCCTACCACTTCCACTGGCCGCTGGACGACATCCTGGACCTGGAGCACGGGGTGAGGGGGACGTTCTTGAACGAGATAGAGCGAATCGCCAACCGCTCGGCAAGCTCCCGATAGCCGATGTGGCCCTTCAAGAAAAGGG from Actinomycetota bacterium includes these protein-coding regions:
- a CDS encoding DUF6760 family protein; amino-acid sequence: MISSKKQLFGEISQIAYHFHWPLDDILDLEHGVRGTFLNEIERIANRSASSR